The nucleotide window taccacgaatattttatggattttaatcccatttaagcactagaaaattatgaaaaagcaaggttcgggtttacctatgctgattccgactccggggacgcgctcgggacatctgacaatggtggggtagccaaaatctagatccaatttggagactttttcggtagccgatctgtctggccggaaattcacagactcaGACAACGGTCGAATTTTCGCAAATTGAAGATAGCTACACAAAGCTcacaacacgagggttagtatataatttttacgaaattttctaagctcatttaatgctcggaaaaacactacaaagttttgtgggatccaccgaaaaacggtgtcgaaaaattttgaaatttatattgccgcgaagctctcgacgagtggagcactctggtactctcggttttctcgtggggttcacggtttgcgagaaatctagcccaaaagtcaaaatgagttaaaattttccggacaaaaattagacaaaccgctcaatggattttagtgttcttggtatctatgaaaagctctcgaggtgtagatggtgtttgacacaagacctgacccaatcggtggccggatcgaccggatttCGGCCAGGAAGCCGAAATGGCGAGTGCACGCAGGTGGATCTTCGCGCGTTGTTTTCAGCGGCTTGGAAGGCCGACCGGTGGTGGGGAGGCGTCGGGGTGGTGCGTCGGCGAGGTGAGGAAgctggggaggcggcggcgcggcctgggggtgagggaggagagagaaaacgggaaggGAAGGAGGAGAGGTAGGGTGGGCGagggagaagaaggaagaaaaagaaaagggtcggaccgattcgatcggtccgatcatgTCTAGTTTGAtttggccggttcgattcaagatacaaaattttgaattttttactttgccttgggaccaaaaacgaggcccaaaaattccgaaaaaattctagaaaactcagaaaaattcgtagactccaaatatatttttatttttgccatgtgatctttaaattaattttttaaaaaatcatcaaaattttatattttcgaaaaatcaaacccgatttcgaaatcataaaaatttcaaataatttcctaaaatttaaataaaataaaaatattaatattactcacaaaataattcatttaaaaattggggtgttacaataatttatggatattttaaaaaataattacattttaatttaatttttactatatttatatagatatttgtaaattataattaaatattttatctattaattatatttttatttttatttatattaattgttattaatatttaatatttattcatatatttaaaaaaaaattaaaaattcacttgGAAGGCCCTTGTGAGAAAAATTAATACCATAAAATTATGTAAATAACAGGCTTGAGCTTGAACTTAAGTTGAGAGTAAAGATTCAACtcaattaaaactaaaatttaatattattatcgattaaattaaattttagatcATTAGATAATTTAATTAGTAACTTAATGAAGTTGATCACCTACTTATAAGAATCTGATTAAGAAAATGACGGATTCAAATTCTTTAATTAACCTCCTTAGTTTCAATGATTATATGATTTTTTATTCATTAAACATTTTTaccaattatttaaatatttatttaattttaaattctagtttttatatatattcattttaaaatttataactcttaaaataataaaaaaaattactttaattaagttttatttaataaaaacatatttgtttatttatttataataatatgataattttttttgttatatattAAACGTTTAATTAATAAGTAGTTGGATTGGTGGCGTGGAACTAATCCAGATGAACTTTATTTgcaaagttgagaaatcgcatacttaaataataataataataataataataataatagagggAATAAAAAGAGTATTCGATTAAATTTACTTATAAGTAGAAAGTTATAAATAGGTTCAGTGTTGGAttggacttataaattaaaaaaatatttaaaataagtaagagttataaataaaatagtcttacttatgaattattttaaaattatattttaactaagtaaaagattatattttctaaataatttttaaaaatatcgatattattattattttaataatcacAATActcaataatatattttttataaattaaggtCTTTCTAATCACTTTTTAACTGAACACTGAaactatttaaaagttaattttaaataattttattaaataaataattatttattttttaattaatttataagttaaaaatatattttaagttataagttaaaaatatgtaacaaatcaaacaccttaaatttgaaaaattatataataaaattaatatatatataataatttattataatagtcGATTATGGTGAGTCTCATATAAGTTTTACTATGATCaatgattataattaattattatataattataccAAATAAAAATTCCTCAAAATCTGACTATGAATAAATTAAATGTAATAATATTGTTTTAGAGAAAGAATTAAATGGAATAACAATTAATAAAGTATAAGCTTAGTTGATAAGGCCAGCCAAGCAAAGGAGCCTAAATCAAAGGCAAAAGACATGGATTCCGCAAGTCTTATAAAACACAGTTTACTATCTTTGTCTTAAAATCCAAAGTAAGATTATTAAACTATCTTACtcttagaaaaaaataaaacattcaaaaaattattattaaaatattccaAATCTAAAAGGCCCATCACTATCACTGTTTCCTGCTTTCACACCCCTCTAAGCTTCCATTCTACTACTGGCCCTTCTCTCACTAAAAAGCCTTTCTTTTTCTCTCTgaattccttctttctttctacattctctctctctccctctgctTGTTGAAGATTTTTGATAGATAGGTACATTTatagagagagtgagagagagagatagatatACCTGCATACAGTGACAATCATCACTCTTGGAGATGAGAGGACCTTTGGGGGCAGTGATAGGGAGTTACCCATCAAGTGATGGAAGTACCCAAATTGGTGGAATCATTAGGCACAATAGGAAATGCAGAGATGTTGTGTTCCTTGTCATTTTTATAGCATTTTGGGTTGCCATGATTGTAAACTCCAGCTTTGGATTTAACCAAGGAAACCCCTTAAGGTGAGTGTTTTAGCTCTAAACAATTCCAACCTCAACTGGGTATCTCCTAATTTTGGAAATTTCGATTTATTTATGATTTTCGTCATGCGATTCACTGTCTCTTAAATGGTTTGGTGTTCAAAAGTACAAGGGATCTCTCTTACGATATTTGCTcacattttattttcctttttttcgtTTGGAAATAATTTTGGAACAAGACCGCCTGTAGTATCATTTTACTTGTGCTGAAGTTGAGCACTGTGTTAATATTTCTTATTGTGGTAGTAATCCCTGGGCAAGAGTTTATTTCATCTCAATTTTTTTTCCTTAGCTCTTATTTATATTAAACGATTCTCTCCTTTCTTTTTAAGAGGGGTTGCAGATACAGCTAAAGCAGAAGAAAAcatatgaaaatttaaattttgaatgttACCTTGAGTTTTTAAATGGACATTTTCTTGTTTTCTGTGCCCGTTTTAAGAGCTAGAAAGTGAACTAAGGATGCtcaattaagagaaattcaatttAGAAAGTACCATTTCTTTCTACTTCCCATTTTTCAAGAACCCATTATACATCACTATAATTTGTATAGCAGAATTTGtataatcttttagcattttgtgGTAGAGAGAGTGTAAGTGGAAAGGGAAAATGAATGAGCATTTTCCTTTAAGAAAAAGTCCAACATCCTTGAATTGGTTTGTCAAAGAATTCATGCTTACATACAGTATCAAATGAATATTATCCTGGATTCCTAAAAAAGTTGATCTCCTAATCGAGCTCCATGAGTGAGctacttttaaaattattattattattattattattattattattattattattattattattattattattatttatttgcttTTGGATTTGTTCAGTTTGGTATCCTTTTCTGCTCAGTAGTACTATTTATGGTTTTAGCTTTAATTCATGGGGGAAAATTTTTTACATGTGGTCTTCTTTTCTCTTGCATTGTCTAGTGGCTTTTATTTTATTGTAACTGCGTTCATCTGTGCAAGGCATCATCATTGACTTAGTGTAACTGCCTTCAGCATCTCTGCAAGTCATCATAATTGGCTTATTCGTTGGTCTATTGTTGTCTTTCCGTTGCTTCTTCCTTGAAATCAGGCGCTGGACTGGATTTCCATTAAAGGCATAAATATATAACTGAAACTGTATGAGTAGGGCACTGGGCTGCAAATATAGAGTCACATGGTTTTATTGGTAGTAATAGTTTACCACCCACCTAGTCATTTGATGTGGGATTTGTGGTGTCACAAAAACTGATTGCTGGTTGCTTGGTTCAAATCTGTAGAATATTGTTTGTGTTTGGCTGCATTATGTATTTTGCTTGTATTTTGTGTCTGCTAGCTTTATGTTTCAGCATTATAATGATATGGTTAGCTGTAACAAACATTTTCTATTCCTTATTTTCATTACTATGATTGATTGCTGTGGTTTACCAGGCTTACCTATGGGCTGGATTATAAAGGAAATGTGTGTGGTGATAAGCATGCAAATCCGAATCTTCGCGAATTGGAGCTTACATATTGGTTAAATCCAAACCAGGTCTATCTTAGTGGTTTGAAGAACAGCCAATTCAAGTTGGCCAATGCTCGGAGTATATGTTTAATGGATTGCCCCCTTCCATCTGAAGATGCTCTAAACTGGGTATGTGACTATCCAGAGGGAGATATCCGTATCTCAGTGGAAGATTGGATTAATAGGAATTATGATTATTTTGAGTTCCTTACTCCTGAAATGAGGAACACATCCCTTCAACTCCAGGGTCCTTGTTACCCTGTTATATTTCCTAGTGTAAATGGTAAGTGAATTAGATTTTGTTTTCAGTCAATTATCCCTTCCATAATAATAAAGTCAAGGCCACCTAGAAATCATGCAATCCTTTGTATCAGTTTAGGACTGTATTGATCTCTAATATATGATGTTGGTATAACTGATTTGTTTATTTTAACCTCAGTTTTTTGGAGGTGCCAATTTATCGCTCATGCATCAAATGTGTCATTGCGGCATTGGCAGCAAATGGGTGGAGTAAACATCAATGAGGACATTATAATAGACAAATCCATTCACAAATCTATTAATGCTCGGTCATCTGTGTTGAAggttgaggaaatttttgcttaTATTGCTTCTTTAGAATGATTATACTCATTATTTATGAAGAAAAATGCATAAGTACTCTTCTCAATATAAAGTTGCTGCATTCTACTTTGTTTGGCAATTGGGCTTTAATTTCCAAAAAGAATTCTGGCATGTCCAATCTAATATGATATCTAAATTATGAGTATCTTCATCCATGCATATTATAGTTAGGAGTTTCACTCATTTAATTGATATGTTCTTTTGATAGTTGTCAAACTATTGAAGGGTCTTATCCAAAATTATGGTACATCCTTCTCCATTTTTTGCCTTGTAGTTGGATTGAAATTGTAGTCAATAGTCAGCTAAAAAGTGTGGTACTTGAGTTAACCCCTCATTCATATGACTACCTGCTTGCTTAACTGAACCATTCAGACTGGTAAATCTGTTCTAGGAACCACATAGTCTACAAAGGCTTACTGAAATGATGGAATCTGGTTACTTCAGTGCTTAGTGTTGCATATGCTGTCTTGGATTATCTGAATATTTCTGTCTGTTTCATTTTTGTTTGTTATTCCATCGAGATAACTAAGCATATTGTGTTTTCTAGAGTTCAAAGTCCGTCATTTGCATTTTGCAGAGATACATGGCCGATATTGGAAAGGCATGGCCTGTGTTGATTGTCTGTGGGGGGCTCTTGCCGCTGTTTTTATCAGTGATTTGGCTGCTGATGATTCGGCATTTTGTTGGTGCAATGCCTTGGATAACAGTTGCTCTCTTTGATATTCTCATAATATCAGTAACAATGTTTTACTACTTGAAAGGTCAGATTTATATCTTTTTGTTTTCCTTTCCTGCAAATGGCAAACTAAAATCTTTGAGTCAGGTCCCTGCTAGAAAATCTTTTACTAATTTTAGTAAATTAATGTAATTGAGCCATGCCCTGCTTCGTAATTGCAAGTGGTTTGCACTTTGCACCTTTTGATATTCATCTGCTTGAAATTCTGATTTGACAAACAACCTCATTGTTTCGTAGATAACTGTTTCTGAATCACTGCTTCTGTACTATTGTCAATGATCTATTTTagattccctctctctctctctctctctctctctctctctctctctctctcatcccaTGGTATTATATTTAGGTGTTTGTTTGGAATTAATCTTTTCATATaagatttttataaaaatatttctgGGAATAGAAGTTTGCAAATATAATATAGGATGATAATAGAAACAATATAACTACGAAATTTTAGTGTTAAATTTTTGGAGTGAAGACGTACAAGTTTGCTGACACATATGGCCCACATATGCAATGAGTTGCTTGTCTGGCATCATTAACTTTTGATTCAATCCAAAGTTTTTGACTGTAATCTTGTTCTTTTTTTAGTCTCCAGAGTCCCATGTATTGCAATTTTAATACAGAGATAATCCTTTAGCtctatcattttcatttttttctccTCTTGTACTTTTTAATGTGACGATAGGAATCATGGAGCCAAGAttctgaatttatttcttttcctttcttttttagcTGGATGGATTGGTAATGATGCTATCTCTCCCATCATCGGTGAGCATGATCCATACTACCATGTATCTGGACGGGTGGGTTCTATTGTTCACGTAGCATAGAAAATTATTAACTTTTTCCCTTTCATCATTTACTACTATGTTTGCCTGTGCATGAGTGTCTTTGACATGATGTTTTACATCTTTCAGGAACTAAATCATCTTCGTGCTgttgctgttatcatgacttttatAATGGTTGTTGCTGTCCTTACGTCAATTGCCATTGTGCGTCGTATTCTTATGGCAACATCTGTCCTCAAGGTATATATAATGTTTTCAAGTTACAATGAAAAAAAATGTAACGACGAATGATTTGTTTTATAAACTTTTGTGAAACTCAAAGCTGTGGATTTTTGGTGGTTCAATGTGGAATGGCTTATCACTCCAAATTAAACAAGTTAAATGTTGGCATCTATTTAAGGAAGTATACACATATTTAATTTGAGATGAGGAACGAAAGTTTGCTCTTCCTCCCTAAATCTTGGGGATAACTTGTACATGCAATTACATTTTGTTTAATTCTTAGCTTCTTAGTAATTGTCCATAAGACCACAAGTAGGATCTCTTATATGCCTATTGTCTACAGGAAGATGCACTTATCAAACTAGTAAGCAATGAAAATGTGCTGGATGGTTGAAAAGCTTTCTGGAATGGTGGAATTCCCTCAAGTTTAGTTGCACCTGGAATTTCACTGAATTTTAAATCCAAAAAGCATATGGTACAGAAGCATTTTGCATTAAACGTCACGACCCTTAAATAGAAACTCTTATTCTAGAATAAAAATTGAGGACTGCTGCTCTTGCAGAAGTTGCTTCTGaacatatgattttttttttctaagaatTAAAAAACAGGAATGTTATCCTACACGTGTACATGCaatcattgattaatattaataaattaaggtTTTGATCTTCATGCAGGTAGCTGCAAAGGTCGTGGGAGAAGTTCAAGCGCTCATAATTTTTCCATTTATACCATATGCTGTCCTTGCAATCTTTTATATGTTCTGGTTTTCGGCTGCTTTTCATCTTTTTAGTTCTGGCCAAATTGTCCAAAATGACTGCAATTCCAACTGCTGTGCCTATGATCTTGGGTCAAAACGGGTTAACTGTGATCGTTGCTGTGGCTATAGCATCCATTATACTCCTCATATAGCAGTTGCCATCTTTTTCCACCTGTTTGGATGTTACTGGGCTACACAATTTTTTATAGCATGCTCTGCTACTGTAATTGCTGGTTCTGTTGCCTCCTACTACTGGGCTCGTGGTGAGACATCGGTAAGCTAATAAGCCATGTGTACTTTAGCTTCATGTTTTTGAAACATTTGCTGTGTACTTCCACGGGCCCAGTTTGAGAAAGCCTCACTGCTAATACTAGACTTGGTTGCATCTTAGTTTTTGTTTGTGCAATCACAAAATTTGTCTTCAACAAAGTTGCAATCATTTACAAGTGAGAATGTAAGGTACTTTGTTGTAAACAGGCCACATTAGTTGCTTAGAAAGATAGGCTATTGTTCTGCATCTGAAAACTTAGGTAATATGTCCAGGCTTTAAATGTTCCTATGTTTGAACTTCTCTATATTTGACAATTCAAACCCATTTTGTGTTTCTGAATACCACATGCAGAGTAGTGGGATGCAAACTAACTGGTGCTTTCTACCTTCTTTTAAtctgttttattgcaatttataaaTTGTTGGCTTTCCACCTGTTGGCATCTTCACATGGTTATCAAGAAAATATGCAGTGCTTACGTGATGGAACCTTTGTTTATCTATCATCTAAGTGTAGaatcacttaaaaaaaaaactctcatttctaatttatatatatatatatatatatatatatatatatatatatatatatatatatatatattgcaattATCTTCTTACAATCAATTCTAATAAATAAAGCtatttttttattgttaaatgtattgattttttttctttaaatttctggCAATGCAGCCTGAGATTCCCTTTCTTCCAGTTTTTTCCTCTATGAAGCGGCTTATGCGGTACAGCCTTGGGTCTGTTGCTCTTGGCTCCCTGATCGTGTCATTTGTGGAATCAGTTCGCTTTATGCTCGAGTCAATCCGTCGCAAACTGAAAGTTGCTGGCACTATACCTGATGGCTGTATGGGAAAGACAGTACATCATACTTCTCAGTTTTGTCTGAGATGTGTTGAGGGGACTATAAAATCTGTGAACCGCAATGCTTACATAATGGTAATGTGATAATATAAAATTCTAGTTTCAAGAAAAGTTTGACAATTTATATTGCTAATATTTGCCActtttggattttaattgtttgttTGTGATTTGCCTGTGGCTTCTGCAGATAGCTATAACAGGTAAAAGCTTCTGTAGGGCATCTGCAATTGCAGCTGACTTGATCATGAACAACATTCTTAGGATTGGAAAGGTGAATGTGATTGGAGATGTCATTCTATTTCTGGGAAAATTATGTGTCAGCCTCTCAAGTGCTGTTTTTGCTTTCCTCATGCTGGATACTCACAAATATAGATCTGCTCATAACAAGATATCCTCCCCACTGTTTCCTGTGCTGGTATGTATTTGTATGATTTAGTTCTATATACTACAGAGAATTTATGTACTTCCTTATGCTATGAAAACTATTATATGTCATTTGAATGTGTCATTTGTTCCATCTTTTTGCAGGTTTGCTGGGCTCTAGGTTATATCGTTGCGACCCTTTTCTTTGCTGTGGTGGAGATGTCAATTGATACAATCATTCTTTCATTCTGCCAGGATTCTGAGGAGCACCAAGGGACTGCCCAGTATGCTCCTCCTCTTCTCATTGAGACCCTCAATGATCAAAATGAGATGCAGAGACTTACCCAATGATCCTACCGAAAAATGCCAATGTATAAGTTGCTCGAGTAGCATTTGCTTAGTGGAATTTGAAAATTCAATTATATTACTTAGAGCACTCACTTaggggaagaaaaaaaaaattctggccTGACTCATCCTATTTCCTTCTTCCCCCCCTCCCCCCTGATCATTTGATCTTTGACTTTTTTAAATTCGTTTTTCCAATTTTCCTGGTTGCCTTAGCTAGTTGGTCTGAAGCTGTATATTTGGGCTGTGCCTGTATATTTTGTAATGAAGTCTCAAGAGTTTCAGATCCGGAAGAGCTGTTGGTTTAAACATTGTTTTTTGGTAGGAAAGGTGGGCTTATCACTGGTCAAGGGTGAGCAGTGTTATTCTTTGTTGGGTTGTTTATAAGGTTGGCTATACCACCTAATCCATCCTTATCTCATAAGCTGTCTAA belongs to Hevea brasiliensis isolate MT/VB/25A 57/8 chromosome 4, ASM3005281v1, whole genome shotgun sequence and includes:
- the LOC110641952 gene encoding choline transporter protein 1, yielding MRGPLGAVIGSYPSSDGSTQIGGIIRHNRKCRDVVFLVIFIAFWVAMIVNSSFGFNQGNPLRLTYGLDYKGNVCGDKHANPNLRELELTYWLNPNQVYLSGLKNSQFKLANARSICLMDCPLPSEDALNWVCDYPEGDIRISVEDWINRNYDYFEFLTPEMRNTSLQLQGPCYPVIFPSVNVFWRCQFIAHASNVSLRHWQQMGGVNINEDIIIDKSIHKSINARSSVLKRYMADIGKAWPVLIVCGGLLPLFLSVIWLLMIRHFVGAMPWITVALFDILIISVTMFYYLKAGWIGNDAISPIIGEHDPYYHVSGRELNHLRAVAVIMTFIMVVAVLTSIAIVRRILMATSVLKVAAKVVGEVQALIIFPFIPYAVLAIFYMFWFSAAFHLFSSGQIVQNDCNSNCCAYDLGSKRVNCDRCCGYSIHYTPHIAVAIFFHLFGCYWATQFFIACSATVIAGSVASYYWARGETSPEIPFLPVFSSMKRLMRYSLGSVALGSLIVSFVESVRFMLESIRRKLKVAGTIPDGCMGKTVHHTSQFCLRCVEGTIKSVNRNAYIMIAITGKSFCRASAIAADLIMNNILRIGKVNVIGDVILFLGKLCVSLSSAVFAFLMLDTHKYRSAHNKISSPLFPVLVCWALGYIVATLFFAVVEMSIDTIILSFCQDSEEHQGTAQYAPPLLIETLNDQNEMQRLTQ